A genomic stretch from Sporocytophaga myxococcoides DSM 11118 includes:
- a CDS encoding Dabb family protein, with protein sequence MLTHHVLFWLKADTTEDQKKAFRAGLDSLINVETIKSMYVGTPAPISRPVVDTTYTFSLVIVFEDLAGHDVYQVHPVHKAFLEEFRQYFEKVVIYDAQ encoded by the coding sequence ATGCTTACCCATCACGTTTTATTCTGGCTGAAAGCCGATACTACCGAAGATCAAAAGAAGGCATTTAGAGCCGGACTTGATTCACTTATAAATGTAGAAACCATTAAGTCTATGTATGTAGGAACTCCAGCTCCTATAAGCAGACCTGTTGTTGATACAACTTATACCTTTTCATTGGTAATTGTATTTGAAGACCTTGCGGGGCATGATGTTTATCAGGTACATCCGGTGCATAAGGCATTTCTTGAAGAGTTCAGACAGTATTTTGAGAAAGTAGTTATATATGATGCTCAGTAA